One genomic region from SAR92 clade bacterium H455 encodes:
- a CDS encoding diguanylate cyclase: MTKHPRTHSPYSSIDRSALLGALEGCLSSTQDNSQDNSQDNSQDNSQDNSQDNSQDNSQDNSQDNSQDSSQESDQLTVLALIDLRQFSQVNQRVGYLAGDLVLGELQQRLASIPKHPLGCRRTDGDKFALIISPLLNAQLIPLVANKIIHAVSSPFTIGTESLNLEAHIGFATITDSKQPASDAEKLLQSA, encoded by the coding sequence ATGACTAAGCACCCACGGACCCATTCACCTTACTCCTCAATTGACCGTTCAGCGCTACTCGGGGCTCTGGAAGGCTGTCTCAGCAGCACTCAAGACAACTCTCAAGACAACTCTCAAGACAACTCTCAAGACAACTCTCAAGACAACTCTCAAGACAACTCTCAAGACAACTCTCAAGACAACTCTCAAGACAACTCTCAAGACAGCTCTCAAGAAAGTGACCAACTCACAGTTTTGGCATTGATTGATCTTCGACAGTTTAGTCAGGTCAATCAGCGGGTTGGCTATCTGGCCGGTGATCTTGTCCTCGGCGAACTGCAACAGCGCCTTGCATCAATCCCAAAGCACCCACTAGGTTGCCGTAGAACCGACGGCGATAAGTTTGCCCTGATTATTTCTCCATTGCTCAATGCTCAGCTGATTCCTCTGGTGGCGAACAAAATTATCCATGCAGTCAGCAGTCCATTCACTATTGGCACTGAGTCCTTAAACTTAGAGGCCCATATAGGCTTTGCCACTATCACTGACTCTAAGCAGCCAGCTTCAGATGCTGAAAAGCTGCTGCAGAGTGCTTAG
- a CDS encoding HD-GYP domain-containing protein, with amino-acid sequence MGQLQSKKVYIQDLQPGMYVSGLDRPWLETPFSLQGFMVRNQTEVKKLGFYCDYVYIDSSKSLANLSIDTTPASPNKRPQSIVARPFKAEIATHQPVSYREQSSVSQEIPVAQVAYQNIRAEFDSMVSRIGNGKTINITQLSEAINPLVDSISRNPGASIWLARLKSQDSYTYSHCIAVAIWCTVIGRQIGLPKKDLSLLAMGGMLLDIGKLKIPPLILNKKQQLSEREFALIKKHVDLSLKMAKDSSRVMPQAVIDMIASHHERFNGSGYPEAIKGTQIPLYSRIAAIADCYDAITSQRVYAKPITHAQAIKQMYEWRGYDFQPELIEAFIQAVGVYPTGTLVELTSGEVGIVVKENPGKRLRPQVLVILDSDKQQRADFIEMDLSAATETGNQNIEIAKTLEPGAFGLDPETLYI; translated from the coding sequence TTGGGACAACTACAGAGTAAAAAAGTCTATATCCAAGATCTCCAGCCGGGTATGTACGTCTCTGGCTTGGATCGACCCTGGCTCGAGACACCCTTTAGCCTTCAAGGTTTTATGGTTCGTAATCAAACCGAGGTTAAAAAACTCGGGTTTTATTGCGACTATGTGTATATCGACAGCAGCAAAAGCCTCGCCAATCTCAGTATTGATACTACCCCTGCATCCCCCAATAAAAGACCTCAAAGTATAGTGGCGCGACCCTTTAAAGCCGAGATTGCCACACATCAACCAGTCAGCTACAGAGAGCAGAGCTCGGTCAGCCAAGAGATCCCTGTGGCTCAGGTTGCCTATCAAAATATTCGCGCTGAATTCGACAGTATGGTCAGCCGTATTGGCAATGGTAAGACTATCAACATTACCCAGCTCAGCGAGGCGATAAACCCTTTAGTCGACAGTATTTCCCGCAACCCTGGTGCCAGTATCTGGCTGGCACGACTCAAATCTCAGGACTCCTACACCTATAGTCACTGTATTGCCGTGGCTATCTGGTGCACGGTGATCGGACGCCAAATAGGCCTGCCGAAAAAAGATCTGTCATTGCTGGCCATGGGCGGCATGTTGTTGGATATAGGCAAGCTCAAAATTCCGCCGTTGATCCTAAATAAAAAACAGCAGCTCTCCGAGCGCGAGTTTGCACTGATAAAAAAGCATGTGGATCTCAGTTTAAAGATGGCCAAGGACTCATCCCGGGTAATGCCCCAGGCGGTGATTGATATGATTGCCTCACACCACGAACGCTTTAATGGCAGTGGCTATCCAGAGGCTATTAAAGGCACCCAAATACCTCTTTATTCGCGTATCGCTGCCATAGCCGATTGCTACGATGCCATTACCAGCCAGCGTGTCTATGCCAAACCTATTACTCATGCCCAGGCAATCAAACAGATGTATGAATGGCGCGGCTATGACTTTCAACCTGAATTAATCGAAGCCTTTATCCAGGCAGTGGGAGTCTATCCCACTGGCACCCTAGTCGAACTAACTTCCGGTGAAGTGGGCATTGTAGTCAAGGAAAATCCAGGTAAGCGTCTGCGGCCACAGGTGCTTGTGATACTGGATTCGGATAAACAGCAGCGCGCCGACTTTATCGAAATGGACTTGTCCGCCGCCACGGAAACTGGGAACCAAAATATCGAAATCGCAAAAACCCTAGAACCTGGTGCCTTTGGCCTGGATCCAGAAACCCTGTATATCTGA